Genomic DNA from Fimbriimonas ginsengisoli Gsoil 348:
AGATGCGGGGCGTGATCTGCCATGACACACCCCATTTGTCCTTGCACCAACCGCACGCGCTTTCTTGGCCTCCGTTTCCGACGATCGCGTTCCAGTAGCGGTCAGTCTCCGCTTGGTCTTCGGTAGCGATCTGAAACGAGAACGCCTCCGTCTGCTTGAACACGTCTCCACCATTAAGACCAACGCACGGAATGCCGCAGACGGTGAACTCCACGAGCAGGACATCCCCTTCCTTTCCGCCAGGGAAATCCGACGGCGCGCAGTGGATCTTGCCGACGGAGGTGTCGGGAAACGTCTCGGCATAAAATCGCGCCGCCGCTTCGGCGTCTTTGTCGTACCAAAGGCAAATCGTGTTTTTGTTCATAGTCGTTCTCCTCTTCAGTTACTTGTGAGTAGACCCGGTCGCCGCCGATGTCAGCGAGATCGTCAGCATGGGCTCTCATCAATGAGTCGATTGGCCCCGACAATAATCGACCGGTCGCAAGAAGGATTTTCGTTCGTCAAGCTTTCGATGGGGTCGGCGAGTTGTCCCTTAACCGACAATGTGAGAAAGGGGACGTCCGATGGCGCGCAGTGTTCCTTCCGGCCGCTGGCCCCGCGCCGACGCCTTATCTGCCCGCCGTAACCGGCATCGGGGAGGAGCTTCTCAGGGTTTCCCGTATAAATACCTGGGGTTTCTTGCGCCCGAGGTCTCTAGCGGTCGTCACATGTCTGGTGCCCTGCCAAACGAGGCTCGCGATGATCGAAGTTCCGCGAGCTCATTTCCGCTACACGGGTAGGGACGCCCTAGGAGAACGAGTATGAGAACGAAGATTCAGAAGAGCGCCACGATGGTCGCCATTGCTATGGTCACATCGGTCGCAACGGCGCAGGGAATCTCGGTAACGGTGGACGGCAAAGCCGTCCATTTCAACAATGGTGGACCGCGGAGCGTCCAGGGACGCGTCATGGTGCCACTTCGCGGCGTGTTCGAGCAGATGGGTGCATCCGTAAATTGGGATGCCGCCAACCGAGACGTCAATGCGAGCCGGAACGGCAAGTCGATGCGGCTTCACATTGGAGACCGAGAAGCAAACGTCGGCGGCCAGCCAGTAACGATGGACGTCCCCGCGATGATCATGAACGGAGCCACGATGGTTCCCATCCGCTTCCTTAGCGAGACCCTTGGCGCACAAGTGAAGTGGAACGAGTCCGAGAGGCTTGTGGCGATCAGCACGAACGGGGAGGATGGAGACACCGAAACGAGCTCCACCCTGCGAGACCAAAAAGGCCGCGTTCGAAATCGAGCGGGTCAATACCAAGACGATGACGGCGTGTGGCACAACGCTCGAACCCGGTGGCAGGATCAGAACGGAACCTGGCACGAGGTCCGAGGCGGGCGTCAAACCAACGGAAGTCAGACAAACGGCCGAGCCCAGACGATCGCCGGCACTACGGTTCTTCCGGTCACGTTGGACAACGCTTTGTCCTCGTCCCAGTCTGAGCCTGGCGAGCGGTTTACGGCCACGGTCCGCTCAACCGGTAACGATTACTACGGCATGCTGCCCGACGGCACCAAGGTTCAAGGAACGGTTGTCACCTCGCGGGCCCAGTCCGGAAGAGACCCTGGACTCCTTGAACTCAGCTTCGAGGAGCTCCGGTTACCGAACGGAAGGACCTATCCGATCACCGGAAGTCTCGTGAGCCTGACCGCCGCGGGTGTGGTGCGCGATGCCGACGGCCGTATTCGAGCCACTGAGGCGACGACCGACAAACGGGGCGTCTTTGCCGGTTACGGCGCGGGCGCCGGGCTTATCGTCGGTCTGTTGACCAAGAAACCGATTGAGGGCACGATCCTCGGCGGCGTTCTCGGCTACATCGCCGGCCAGGTCCAAAAGGACAAGGCCGATAAGCCAAGCAATGTACGGCTCGAGCCCGGCACGCAGTTCGGCGTTCTGCTAGCAAGGCCCGTCACCCTCCTGGACCGCGACATCCGAAGCCGCTAGTCGCGTCGCCGTCGGCAGGAGGAAGATTCCCACCTCCGGCCGACGCCCTCTCCTGATTGGTCAGATTGAATCTGACCAATCGATAACGTCAGGAAGGACCGTTCATGCTTCTCGAGACATACTCCCAAGACATCGTCGACACGGTTCGGGAGCCGCTTCTCCTGCTCGACACGACTCTTCGCGTTCACTCCGCGAATCGGGCCTTCTACCAAACGTTCAAGGTCACTCCCGAAGAAACCGAGCACCACCTCATTTACGAGCTGGGTAACGGCCAGTGGGACATCCCCGACCTGCGCCGATTGCTTGAAGACGTAGTCCCCAAGAGCCTCGTCTTTAACGATTTCGAGCTCGTGCACACCTTCCCCATCATCGGGCGGCGCGTGATGCTTCTCAACGCCCGCAAGTTGAAGGCCGGAAATCACGGAGAGTTGCTCGTGCTGGCCATGGAAGACGTGACCGAGCGGAGGAGGGCGGAAGAAGAGGTCGCCAAGACCGCGGCGGATCTGAAGGCGATCGAAACGTTCTCCCAGAACATCGTCGATACCATCAGAGAGCCGTTGCTCATGTTGGATCGGACTCTAAGAGTCCACTCAGCCAACCTGGCGTTCTATCAAACGTTCCATGTCTCCCTTGAAGAGACCGAAAACCGCCTCATTTACGAGCTCGGAAACGGCCAGTGGGACATTCCGGCGTTGCGAACGCTGCTGGAAGATGTCGTTCCGCAAAGTTCCGTCTTCAACGACTTCGAGCTGGAACACACCTTCCCCGTCATCGGGCAGCGAGTGATGCTGCTCAATGCTCGACAGCTCAAGGCGGGAAACC
This window encodes:
- a CDS encoding VOC family protein, producing MNKNTICLWYDKDAEAAARFYAETFPDTSVGKIHCAPSDFPGGKEGDVLLVEFTVCGIPCVGLNGGDVFKQTEAFSFQIATEDQAETDRYWNAIVGNGGQESACGWCKDKWGVSWQITPRILTDAMAEGGDVAKRAFEAMMEMGKIDVAKIEAAMRAKA
- a CDS encoding stalk domain-containing protein yields the protein MRTKIQKSATMVAIAMVTSVATAQGISVTVDGKAVHFNNGGPRSVQGRVMVPLRGVFEQMGASVNWDAANRDVNASRNGKSMRLHIGDREANVGGQPVTMDVPAMIMNGATMVPIRFLSETLGAQVKWNESERLVAISTNGEDGDTETSSTLRDQKGRVRNRAGQYQDDDGVWHNARTRWQDQNGTWHEVRGGRQTNGSQTNGRAQTIAGTTVLPVTLDNALSSSQSEPGERFTATVRSTGNDYYGMLPDGTKVQGTVVTSRAQSGRDPGLLELSFEELRLPNGRTYPITGSLVSLTAAGVVRDADGRIRATEATTDKRGVFAGYGAGAGLIVGLLTKKPIEGTILGGVLGYIAGQVQKDKADKPSNVRLEPGTQFGVLLARPVTLLDRDIRSR